ATTATACAGAAGTAGCCATATGGTAACGTCGAATCCCTTAGATTTGCTAGTTAATATATGGTCATTTATATCATGGTATAAATGACCATATTTCAGAACTAGGTATATAAAATATATAAAAAGGAAATTGGAGGTAAGGTTTTATGAAAAAACGTTTATCAAATGTTTTAGCCGTTTTACTTATTGTTGCCTTGATGTTTAGCATAGTAGCGTGCGGGGATAAAAAAGACGATGCTAGAAATAATGAAAACAATGAGAAAGTTGCCAGTAGTGACAATAAAGATAAACCGGATACATGGATTGCTGATCGTCATATAGTAGGCAGAGCATTTATTGACGATTTAGGTGTATCATTACCAGAAGATCAACTTAATAATGAAGTTGCAAAGGAGTTAAAGAAACGCACAGGTATTTCTCTTGAGTGGCAATATACTTCTGGGACCAGTGATCTTGAGGTGATGACTACTGCACTGGCAGCTGGAGATTTACCAGATATTATTTGTTACTATTTAAACGATTCTTCACGTCCAGAGTTTCCTGTTTTATTAAAGGCCGC
This Xylanivirga thermophila DNA region includes the following protein-coding sequences:
- a CDS encoding type 2 periplasmic-binding domain-containing protein; translation: MKKRLSNVLAVLLIVALMFSIVACGDKKDDARNNENNEKVASSDNKDKPDTWIADRHIVGRAFIDDLGVSLPEDQLNNEVAKELKKRTGISLEWQYTSGTSDLEVMTTALAAGDLPDIICYYLNDSSRPEFPVLLKAAREEMFTDLAPIMKDTKV